Proteins encoded together in one Tripterygium wilfordii isolate XIE 37 chromosome 14, ASM1340144v1, whole genome shotgun sequence window:
- the LOC120014901 gene encoding periplasmic beta-glucosidase-like, translated as MSQYEREKQGTNQICGVDDSCCVYKDPNQSVEARVKDLLSRMTLREKAAQMLTIEKTCADFSVIKDLSLGGFFVAMPYHYPDIIDSPTDLVNMMESAQNEALASRLGIPIFCCNDAMHGEAMVHGATVFPHNIGLGAARDADLVQRIGAATALEARAVGMNYIFSPNLAVMRDLRWGRCFESFSEDPELVRSMTSFISGLQGVPPEGHPQNYPFVGGRRKVLGCAMHFVGAGGPEFGLMEGDTKCSFSDLETIHMTPYLDALARGVSTVMLSYTAWNGIRLHEQHFLITNILKEKHGFKGFVISDWEGIDTISDPYRADYRYCVAASFNAGVDMVFEPYRHEEFMDTLTSLVESGDISMARIDDAVERILGIKFIAGLFEHPLADRELLDTVGCKAHRDLAREAVRKSLVLLKNGKDKNKPLLPLDKKAKRILVAGRHADDLGYQCGGWTMTKYGTSGRITIGTTILEAIKEAVADRTEVIYEPDPSPATFDGKEFSYAIAVVGEPAYAESKGYNTELTIPFNGIDIINLVCDNVPTLVVLISGRPLVLETNLLEKMDALVAAWLPGSEGRGITDVVFGDYEFQGLLPVTWLKKAEQLPMNYGHQSYDPLFPLGYGLRMGPNKCNE; from the exons ATGTCTCAGTACGAGAGAGAGAAGCAAGGAACTAATCAAATTTGTGGAGTAGATGATTCTTGCTGTGTCTACAAAGACCCCAACCAGTCAGTGGAGGCTAGGGTGAAAGATCTCCTCTCCCGAATGACGTTGAGGGAGAAAGCTGCCCAGATGCTCACCATTGAGAAAACTTGTGCTGATTTCTCTGTGATCAAGGACCTCTCTCTAG GAGGTTTCTTTGTGGCCATGCCCTATCATTACCCTGATATAATCGATTCTCCAACGGACTTGGTGAATATGATGGAATCAGCCCAGAACGAAGCACTTGCATCACGTCTAGGTATACCTATCTTCTGTTGTAATGATGCTATGCATGGTGAAGCTATGGTTCACGGTGCCACTGTCTTCCCTCATAATATTGGACTTGGAGCAGCTAG AGATGCAGACTTGGTCCAACGGATTGGAGCGGCTACAGCCTTAGAGGCCAGAGCAGTAGGCATGAATTATATTTTCAGTCCTAACCTGGCA GTAATGAGGGATCTGAGGTGGGGGAGATGTTTTGAGAGTTTCAGTGAGGATCCTGAACTTGTTCGAAGCATGACTTCATTTATTTCTGGTTTACAAGGGGTGCCACCAGAAGGACACCCTCAAAACTATCCTTTTGTAGGAGGAAG AAGAAAAGTTCTTGGTTGTGCCATGCATTTTGTGGGGGCCGGGGGCCCTGAATTCGGTTTAATGGAAGGTGACACGAAATGCTCCTTTTCTGACTTGGAGACGATCCATATGACACCTTATTTGGATGCTTTGGCTAGAGGAGTTTCCACAGTTATGCTTTCTTATACTGCTTGGAATGGAATCAGACTTCACGAACAACATTTTCTCATTACAAATATATTGAAAGAGAAGCATGGTTTCAAG GGTTTTGTAATCTCAGACTGGGAAGGCATTGATACCATAAGTGATCCTTACAGAGCAGATTATAGGTATTGTGTTGCTGCTTCCTTTAACGCAGGAGTTGACATG GTTTTTGAACCCTACAGACATGAAGAATTCATGGATACTTTGACATCTTTAGTTGAATCAGGAGATATTTCTATGGCCAGGATTGATGATGCTGTCGAACGGATTTTGGGAATCAAATTCATTGCTGGACTCTTTGAACATCCTCTTGCTGATAGAGAATTGCTAGACACAGTAGGTTGCAAG GCACATAGGGACCTTGCTCGTGAAGCTGTCCGGAAGTCCCTAGTTCTGTTGAAGAATGGGAAAGATAAAAATAAACCACTACTTCCTCTGGATAAAAAGGCCAAAAGAATTCTGGTAGCTGGAAGACATGCTGATGATCTCGGGTATCAGTGTGGAGGGTGGACAATGACCAAATACGGAACAAGCGGCAGAATCACTATag GCACAACTATCTTGGAGGCAATTAAAGAAGCTGTAGCAGACAGAACAGAAGTAATCTATGAACCAGACCCTTCCCCAGCCACATTCGATGGCAAAGAATTTTCTTATGCAATTGCTGTTGTTGGAGAACCAGCATATGCTGAAAGCAAAGGCTACAACACAGAACTCACAATTCCATTCAATGGAATTGACATTATAAATCTGGTATGCGATAATGTTCCAACCTTGGTGGTTCTAATCTCAGGAAGACCTTTAGTCTTGGAAACAAATCTGCTGGAGAAGATGGATGCACTAGTCGCTGCGTGGTTGCCTGGCAGCGAAGGCAGGGGAATAACAGATGTGGTATTTGGAGACTATGAATTCCAAGGGTTGCTCCCGGTGACTTGGTTGAAAAAAGCAGAACAGTTGCCCATGAATTATGGACATCAATCTTATGATCCTTTGTTTCCTTTAGGCTATGGACTTAGGATGGGTCCGAACAAATGTAATGAGTGA
- the LOC120014902 gene encoding coronatine-insensitive protein 1 yields MEEDTKVSRISCSMSDVVLGCVMPYIHDPKDRDAVSLVCRRWYELDALTRKHITIALCYSTSPDRLWRRFKHLESLKLKGKPRAAMFNLIPEDWGGYVTPWISEIAESFNCLKSIHFRRMIVSDSDLELLVSARGRTLQVLKLDKCSGFSTDGLVHIGRSCRQLRTLFLEESSIVENDGDWLHELAMNNTVLATLNFYMTDLMKFKFEDLELIARNCPSLISVKISDCEILDLLRFFRAAAGLQEFSGGSFSEQPELFDEESNKYSVVSFPPKLLSLGLTYMGTIEMTIIFPFASVLKKLDLLCALLDTEGHCLLIERCPNLEVLETRNVIGDRGLEALAQNCKRLKRLRIERGDDDQGMEDEEGRVSQRGLISLAQGCPDLEYIAVYVSDITNASLECIGTYSKNLCDFRLVLLEREEIITDLPLDNGVRALLRGCEKLRRFALYLRPGGLTDVGLGYVGQYSQNIRWMLLGFVGDSDAGLLAFSRGCFNLQKLEIRGCSFSEPAIAAAVMQLTSLRFIWVQGYKASSPAGSELLAMARPFWNIELIPSRQVTIPNPDGEDVLVEHPAHIIAYYSLAGPRADFPDSVIPFIQ; encoded by the exons ATGGAGGAGGATACCAAAGTCAGTAGAATTAGTTGCAGCATGAGTGACGTCGTTTTGGGTTGCGTTATGCCATACATACACGACCCTAAGGACCGAGACGCCGTCTCTCTGGTCTGCCGGCGATGGTATGAGCTAGACGCATTGACACGAAAGCACATAACGATTGCTCTCTGTTACTCAACGAGCCCCGATAGGCTGTGGCGCCGATTCAAGCACCTCGAATCCTTGAAGCTGAAAGGCAAGCCCAGGGCAGCCATGTTCAATCTCATACCGGAGGATTGGGGAGGTTACGTGACGCCGTGGATATCTGAGATCGCGGAGTCCTTTAATTGCTTGAAATCGATTCATTTTAGGCGAATGATTGTGAGCGACTCGGATCTGGAGCTCCTTGTAAGTGCTCGTGGCCGGACTCTTCAGGTGCTGAAGCTTGACAAGTGCTCCGGATTCTCCACGGATGGCCTTGTTCATATCGGTCGCTCATGCAG GCAATTAAGAACATTATTTTTGGAAGAGAGCTCAATTGTTGAGAATGATGGCGATTGGCTTCATGAGCTTGCTATGAACAACACAGTGCTCGCGACTTTAAACTTTTACATGACAGATCTTATGAAATTCAAATTTGAAGACCTTGAACTCATAGCTCGAAATTGTCCTTCATTAATCTCTGTGAAAATTAGTGATTGTGAAATCTTGGATCTTTTGCGTTTCTTTCGTGCTGCTGCCGGTCTACAGGAATTCTCTGGGGGTTCTTTCAGTGAGCAACCGGAGTTATTTGATGAGGAATCAAATAAGTACTCTGTTGTATCGTTTCCACCCAAACTTCTTAGTTTGGGTCTAACCTACATGGGGACAATTGAAATGACGATCATATTTCCTTTTGCATCTGTGCTCAAAAAATTGGATCTTCTCTGTGCATTGCTTGATACGGAGGGCCATTGTCTCTTAATTGAAAGGTGCCCCAACTTAGAAGTTCTTGAG ACCAGGAATGTTATTGGAGATAGAGGATTAGAAGCTCTTGCTCAGAATTGCAAGAGACTAAAGAGGCTTAGGATTGAGCGAGGTGACGATGACCAGGGAATGGAAGATGAAGAAGGTAGAGTTTCACAAAGAGGATTAATTTCTTTGGCCCAGGGTTGTCCGGATCTGGAATATATTGCAGTTTATGTATCTGATATTACAAACGCTTCTCTCGAATGTATTGGAACTTATTCAAAGAACCTCTGTGATTTTCGTCTGGTCTTGCTTGAACGAGAAGAAATTATAACAGATTTGCCACTTGACAATGGAGTTCGTGCTTTATTGAGGGGCTGTGAAAAGCTCAGGAGGTTTGCTTTGTATCTTAGACCTGGTGGATTGACTGACGTGGGACTTGGTTACGTTGGGCAATACAGTCAAAATATAAGGTGGATGCTTCTGGGTTTTGTTGGGGACTCTGATGCAGGACTTTTGGCATTTTCTAGAGGATGCTTTAACCTGCAAAAATTGGAAATAAGGGGCTGTTCCTTCAGTGAACCTGCAATTGCTGCTGCTGTGATGCAACTTACTTCCCTGAGGTTTATCTGGGTTCAAGGATATAAAGCTTCATCACCAGCAGGTTCTGAGCTTTTAGCAATGGCTCGTCCTTTTTGGAATATCGAGTTAATCCCTTCTAGACAAGTTACTATCCCTAATCCAGATGGAGAGGATGTCCTTGTTGAGCATCCAGCCCATATAATTGCATATTACTCCCTCGCCGGACCAAGAGCAGATTTTCCCGACAGTGTTATCCCCTTTATCCAATAA